A genome region from Mercenaria mercenaria strain notata chromosome 11, MADL_Memer_1, whole genome shotgun sequence includes the following:
- the LOC128546940 gene encoding DNA ligase 1-like, whose protein sequence is MTNKRANSQKQKQNQQRNAKKANVNKPPPTTYEQRGQSAKEKVHTDTMNSGSAKHKDNSRDMNPNAECFQINAALQNSMTTNYGQQTSDNATYITSNSLQQARETLYFQPLPYQPNRNDQTHSEMNQSPNQYYQMRPMQSNVSIDRVTMNDTTGAQNTNANMSQENQVNQNSATQNKTSDDTPQWVKTMMSEMNNQFKMIHFQFETQNQKWKSMEENMQRQNNKITNIEHKMQHFESLDSSVKSMKIQINSMDSSIKGNQKKVEEMEASVKFTDIICENINKNNESTQQDIEYLTKELHELKSEISNMNKKQYDQNEKILDIQTRSMSHNLIFMGIEEPALQEGEHETTEQTLTDFLDEHMGIKRYFDFHAVHRIGDKRQDQENPRPIIANFVNKKDKERVKYSGNVLKGKKFSVVEQFPKEIEDRRKKLYPVMRKAKEDKQNKVRLVKDRLYINNVQYEPTESDEIESRHQFDQNKAHVRKNWRNEERYSAPRQRIYEYDHYRGSKTYYQTKRKESTQNATPIPSFETPNRFGTLSFTNDSEWPPINVNREKKKATSPLDREILTKKQKENSEKSNSDSESEKSVIDVDSQDKNVPDHASGFLDHDSQGSKDEHNTNRNSTRTEEIDTRETQQRDSSDTTESLQNINGNQ, encoded by the coding sequence ATGACAAATAAAAGAGCAAAtagtcaaaaacaaaaacaaaatcaacagaGAAATGCAAAAAAGgcgaatgtaaacaaaccccCACCCACTACATACGAACAAAGAGGGCAAAGTGCGAAAGAAAAAGTACATACAGACACAATGAATAGTGGTAGTGCAAAACACAAAGATAACTCGAGAGACATGAACCCAAATGCTGAGTGTTTTCAAATAAATGCAGCCTTACAAAATTCAATGACTACAAATTACGGACAACAAACGAGTGACAATGCTACATATATTACATCAAACTCCCTCCAACAAGCCAGAGAGACACTTTATTTCCAGCCTTTACCCTATCAACCCAATAGAAATGACCAAACTCATTCTGAAATGAACCAGAGTCCAAATCAGTATTATCAGATGAGACCAATGCAAAGCAATGTTTCAATTGACAGAGTAACAATGAATGATACTACAGGAGCCCAAAACACAAATGCAAACATGTCCCAAGAAAACCAAGTGAATCAGAACAGTGCAACACAGAACAAGACATCTGATGATACACCACAATGGGTAAAAACAATGATGAGTGAAATGAACaatcaatttaaaatgatacatttcCAATTTGAAACTCAAAACCAAAAATGGAAATCAATGGAAGAAAATATGCagagacaaaataataaaataacaaatattgaacACAAAATGCAACACTTTGAAAGTTTAGATTCAAgtgtaaaatcaatgaaaatccAAATAAATTCTATGGACTCTTCAATCAAAGGCAATCAAAAGAAAGTGGAAGAGATGGAGGCATCAGTAAAGTTCACTGATATTATCTGTGAAAACATAAATAAGAACAATGAATCAACACAACAAGACATAGAGTACCTCACAAAAGAGCTACATGAACTGAAAAGTGAAATTTCAAAcatgaataaaaaacaatatgatCAAAATGAGAAAATACTTGACATTCAGACAAGAAGTATGAGTCATAATCTCATATTCATGGGGATAGAAGAACCAGCCTTACAGGAAGGAGAGCATGAAACAACAGAACAAACTTTAACAGATTTCCTGGATGAACACATGGGTATTAAgagatattttgattttcatgcTGTACACAGGATTGGAGACAAAAGACAAGATCAAGAAAATCCAAGACCAATAATAGCAAATTTTGTGAACAAGAAAGATAAAGAGAGAGTGAAATATTCAGGTAATGTGCTGAAAGGTAAAAAGTTCAGTGTAGTTGAGCAATTCCCCAAAGAAATAGAGGATAGAAGGAAAAAATTATATCCAGTCATGAGAAAAGCAAAAGAAGATAAACAGAACAAAGTGAGACTTGTAAAAGATAGGCTATACATAAACAATGTCCAATATGAACCTACAGAATCAGATGAAATAGAGTCAAGGCATCAATTTGATCAAAATAAAGCACATGTGAGAAAAAACTGGAGAAATGAGGAAAGATATAGTGCACCAAGACAAAGAATATATGAGTATGATCATTACAGAGGATCAAAAACCTACTATCAAACCAAGAGAAAGGAAAGTACACAAAATGCCACACCCATACCAAGCTTTGAAACACCAAACAGGTTTGGAACACTGTCATTCACAAATGATAGTGAATGGCCACCAATAAATGTTAATAGAGAAAAGAAGAAGGCTACATCACCATTAGACAGAGAAATcttaacaaaaaagcaaaaagaaaatagTGAAAAGTCAAATTCAGATAGTGAAAGTGAAAAGAGTGTCATAGATGTTGATTCACAAGATAAAAATGTACCTGATCATGCATCAGGTTTTCTAGATCATGACAGTCAAGGAAGCAAAGATGAACACAATACCAATAGAAACAGCACAAGAACAGAAGAAATAGATACCAGAGAGACTCAGCAAAGAGACAGCAGTGATACAACAGAATCTCTACAGAATATAAATGGCAATCAATAG